The Leptospira brenneri genome includes a window with the following:
- the prfA gene encoding peptide chain release factor 1, protein MIDRLKKIQEKYLRIEDELAKATASDTLKNLSKERSRLTPVYTKADEYLKITKDCQDAKLLLESENDPDMHSMLKSEIEEGEKKLEELAKELEIMLLPPDPNSGKSILVEIRAGTGGEESGLFCADLFRMYNKYADKQGIRAEIIDASPTGIGGFKEIVFSLDDDKAYDLFKFESGTHRVQRIPETESGGRIHTSAVTVAILPEAEEKEVEIRESDLRIDVYRSSGAGGQHVNTTDSAVRITHIPTGIVVASQEERSQIKNRDKAMRVLRARIVDQMADAAKQSADALKKAQVGSGDRSERIRTYNFPQGRCTDHRIGFTSHNLPSIMEGDLDELIDALVQEDRSKRLAEAKA, encoded by the coding sequence ATGATAGATAGATTGAAAAAAATTCAAGAAAAATACCTGCGTATCGAGGATGAGCTCGCGAAGGCCACGGCATCCGATACTTTGAAGAATCTATCGAAAGAAAGATCTCGCCTAACTCCCGTATATACAAAGGCCGATGAATATTTAAAAATTACGAAAGATTGCCAAGACGCTAAATTACTCTTAGAGTCTGAAAACGATCCAGATATGCATAGCATGTTGAAATCGGAAATAGAAGAAGGTGAAAAAAAATTAGAAGAACTCGCCAAAGAACTCGAAATCATGTTATTACCGCCAGATCCAAATTCTGGAAAAAGTATTCTTGTAGAAATTCGAGCCGGAACAGGTGGAGAAGAGTCAGGATTATTTTGTGCAGATTTGTTTCGTATGTACAACAAGTATGCTGATAAACAAGGTATCAGAGCTGAAATCATCGATGCAAGTCCCACGGGAATTGGTGGTTTCAAAGAAATCGTATTTTCGCTAGATGATGACAAAGCATATGATTTGTTTAAATTTGAATCTGGCACACATCGGGTTCAAAGGATTCCTGAAACAGAATCTGGTGGAAGAATCCATACATCCGCGGTAACTGTTGCCATACTTCCGGAAGCAGAAGAAAAAGAAGTAGAGATTAGAGAAAGCGATCTTAGAATCGACGTATATCGATCGTCAGGTGCTGGTGGTCAGCACGTCAACACAACTGACTCAGCTGTTCGGATTACCCATATCCCAACAGGCATTGTCGTTGCTTCGCAGGAAGAACGTTCTCAAATCAAAAACCGCGACAAAGCGATGCGAGTTTTACGTGCAAGAATTGTTGACCAGATGGCTGATGCCGCCAAACAAAGTGCAGATGCTTTGAAAAAGGCGCAAGTGGGATCGGGAGATAGGTCGGAACGAATTCGTACTTATAACTTCCCGCAAGGTCGTTGTACGGATCACCGGATTGGTTTTACGAGTCATAATTTACCTTCCATAA